AAAGACTGTTTGGTTATCGCGAGCAGGCCGAGCAACTGGCTGACCGTCATGTCGGGCTGACGCGCGACGAAATAGAGCGCGCGGTGATGCGCGCGGCCAAGGCCCTGCGCCGCCAGCCCGCGATCGATCGCCCGGGTCAGGTGGCTGTTACCGAAATAAAGCAGTTCCACCCCGCGCCGGATTTCGGGCTCGCGGAGGAAAAGTGGTGAAGCGGAGGGGGGTGGGGCAGCCATGTTGACCCGTTTTGCCATCCGCCTTAGGCGTTCGCAACCAGTTTGCCATGATCCGATCCGGGTCCGGCGATCCCGACCGCCAGAGGAAGACCATGACCGCGACTACCGGCTTGTCGTTCGAATTCGAGGCCAACCCTTCGCCCGTCGCGGCGAATGAGCGAGCGGCGCGACTGGTCGACCCGGGTTTCGGCCGGGTCTTCACCGATCATATGGCGGTGGTGCGTTATACCGAGGGGCAGGGGTGGCACAGCGCCAAGATCCAGGCGCGCGCGCCGCTGCAGATGGATCCGGCCTCCTCGGTGCTGCACTATGCGCAGGAAATCTTCGAGGGCATGAAAGCCTATCGCCTCGCCGATGACGGCATCGCGCTGTTCCGGCCCGAGGCGAATGCGAAGCGTTTCCAGTCTTCGGCGCGGCGTATGGCGATGCCCGAATTGCCTGAGGAAATCTTTCTCGAATCGGTTCGCCGGCTGGTCGAGATAGACAAGGACTGGATCCCGGACAGCGATGGGGGCTCGCTTTATCTGCGACCCTTCATGTTCGCCAGCGAAGTGTTTCTGGGTGTGAAACCGAGCTCGGAATATCTCTACATCGTCATCGCCTCCTCGGTCGGCGCCTATTTCAAGGGCGGCGCGCCGAGCGTCTCGCTTTGGGTTTCGCAGGATTATACCCGCGCGGCACCCGGCGGCACCGGTGCGGCCAAGTGTGGCGGCAATTATGCGACCAGCCTGCTCGCACAGTCCGAGGCGATTCGTCACGGTTGCGATCAGGTCGTCTTCCTCGACGCGGTCGAGCGCCGCTGGATCGAGGAACTGGGCGGCATGAACATCTTTTTCGTGTTCGAAGACGGATCGATGGTGACTCCGCCGCTGACCGGCACGATCCTGCCCGGCATCACCCGCGATTCGATCCTCACATTGGCGCGTGATCAGGGCATCACGGTGCGCGAGGAGCCTTATTCGCTCGAGCAATGGCGCGCCGATGCAACAAGCGGCAGGCTGACCGAGAGCTTCGCCTGTGGGACAGCGGCGGTGGTCACGCCGATCGGCAAGGTCGCGACGCCCGAGGGCAGCTTCACGATCGGCAGCGGTTCAGCTGGGCAATTAACCTCGCAGATGCGCACCCGGCTGGTCGAGATTCAGCGTGGCCAGGCGCCTGATCCACATGGCTGGGTCTCGCGGCTCGACTGATCGGCGCTTTGCCCCTTTTCATGGGGCATAACCGGCTTTAAGGCCGCGCATTCTTGTTGGGGCGTCGCCAAGCG
This portion of the Sphingomonas sp. So64.6b genome encodes:
- a CDS encoding branched-chain amino acid aminotransferase, whose protein sequence is MTATTGLSFEFEANPSPVAANERAARLVDPGFGRVFTDHMAVVRYTEGQGWHSAKIQARAPLQMDPASSVLHYAQEIFEGMKAYRLADDGIALFRPEANAKRFQSSARRMAMPELPEEIFLESVRRLVEIDKDWIPDSDGGSLYLRPFMFASEVFLGVKPSSEYLYIVIASSVGAYFKGGAPSVSLWVSQDYTRAAPGGTGAAKCGGNYATSLLAQSEAIRHGCDQVVFLDAVERRWIEELGGMNIFFVFEDGSMVTPPLTGTILPGITRDSILTLARDQGITVREEPYSLEQWRADATSGRLTESFACGTAAVVTPIGKVATPEGSFTIGSGSAGQLTSQMRTRLVEIQRGQAPDPHGWVSRLD